The genomic stretch cccattaaaaataaagcGTTTTCTAAGATAGAAACAACTCTatctatattttttcatttctcttgctttactctctcttcattaactcacaaaacaaaactGTATAAATTCTCGTGTCAATTTctaaatgttgcatatttaatgggacggagggagtacttcattcgtctcattcaagatgttcacattcttgaatgacacgagattttaggtcAAGTAATTGTGTATGTGATGAAGTAGAGTTGGAGAGATGATTagatattttaatgaggagagatgaGAGggaaatttattttcaaatgtataaaataaaatggacatCTTGAGTATGACGAAAGAGCAAAAAATGTTAGAAAAAACAATATCAATAGttcttttattactttttattAGCTTTATTAGTCCCAAaaaatagttttttatttttttcggtAAGTTATATACACCTGTAGTACTTGATTTACTTATACACCTCTTTTTTTCCGTTTTAGTGTTTGGAAGCGTCTCTAATCATCATAGCGGAGATTGGGAAATTATTTTAACACAGTGAATATATCTCATACAAAAGAATATattatgattttgatttatatattagAACAAGAAGTTGTAGGAAAAGAAATAGAGTGCTTAAGCCAAGGGATGTGGTCGAGTGATATGAGACTCGTCAATTCTTAACCAACTGACAAGggaattagaaaaaaaaagaaatagagaGAGGCGATGATATAATTATTGAgtagatttgaaaatggaaaatgaaaaatgaaaaatggaaaACGGAAAACAGAAAACGGCGACAGTTATTTAGTgtaaataaatagtagtacaaAATATTTTAACTATTAAAACTCAacaaatatatcaaaatatcaaggtatataatatatgtaataTAATATCATAATTCATATGTTAGACAATCAAAATGAGCTAAATCTAAACTTCAAAACATGTAAATTTTGTATTTATCAATCGGGTCGGGCTTGTGGGGTTACAATCTGGTAGACGTGTAAATGGGTTATATACAATTGGGCCTAAGACTTAATGGGCCTATTaaagatatttattttttgtagtgCACAAATGATGCATTAGTGAAGAGGAAAATGCAATTTTAAAGCACAACACAACACGATTTAATGAactacaacatcataaaaaggTACAGTTACGCTCAGTTAGTCGTGCTTCTGAAACGGTTTAACTCTCAAATTAGTCCATCGCTAGATCTTTTTTATTGTCTTATAACTgtcataaaatatttattttgaatattttaacaATGGAAAGAACATGAGAGTTTGAGAGTATATGGGTAACTGGAACATTCCACAGCCATCTCATGGGAGCACCCTCTAGAACGACCAACTTATCCAATCCAACACATATTATATTTTTCCTCCGTCCCTTCtcaatagttaaagtagagaaatggtaaaataaaatagagaataatGTGGAGAAGAGTCTTGTCTACGTTattttctacattattctctcttttactttatcatttctccattttaactatttattttcatttttataaaatgagtgtaCAAAAGTAATCGGGACGGCTAAAGCGGGACCAATATAGTACTACTTTACTAATTAATCAAATCCAAATCATGTAGTTCGCGGAAGCCCCATGAAACTTCATGTCCCTTAATTTACATCTATAAATACCGATACATTCCAAAGCATCCTAAACATCACAAACCAATTCAGAAGCATAACCAAATTATCAACTAAAAACATTCTAAAAAATGTCTCTAATCCCTCAAATTCTAGCAGAAGTTTGTCCGGCCTTCAACGCTGCACCGGTGGACTGGAAAGAGACGGCGAAGGCCCACGTGCTGAAAGCCGATCTTCCCGGACTGAAGAAGGAGGAGGTGAAGGTGGAGGTGGAAGACGGGGGAAGGGTGCTGCACATCAGTGGCGAGCGGCCGGGGCCCCAGGAGGAGAAGCGAGAAGAGGAGAGGTGGCACCGCTTGGAGCGGCCGCGGGGCAGCTTCAGAAGGCGGTTTCATCTGCCGGAGAACGCCAAGAGCGATGAAGTGAAGGCGGCGATAGAGAATGGAGTTCTCATTCTCACCATTCCGAAGAAGGAGATCAAGAAGCCTCAGGTTAAGCAGATTGAGATCGTTGATTGCAAAtgagaaattttattttatgttttgaataatCTTCATTGTTAATGAACTGTCGCTGGTGTGGAGTATTTCACATTTTATGTTGTCTTGGTGTGGTTTGTAAGTTTGTAATGAAATAAAAGtttgagtatatatatataaggttaTATTAGGGTCCTATGACCCCCTTAGTTTTAAGTATCAACTTAATATTATTCATTGGATTAAGATTATGGACGGATGAGATGTATATAGGATGTAATGTACCGTGTTACATTATTAGGGGTATAATGTACATTATAAGGGTACAATTGTAAACACTAGAATTATATCAGCAGTTTCAAAACTGCAAGTGCGGAAATTACGCGAGATAGTTGGACCGACGATTGACATACCCTTCTCACTCCATCATTCCGCTCTCTCTCATCAACCACATCCCCTCAATTCTTCTCTCCACAAAAAACCCTAGCAGCCCCAAACTAGCATCGAGAAGAAACTTCCGCCACCGTCTGTCATCGTAAAAACGTGGTCGAATCATCGGTCATCTCCAAATCGAGGGATCCATCCGCTGAAGTAATGTAATCGTCAATTAAAACTCACCGGTCATCTCCAAAAGGAGGGTTTCGTCCGCCGAAGTAAGGTAATCGTCCGTTAAAAATCTCTGGCCCCATCCGCTGAAGTAAAGATTAATAATGTATTCTTCTAGTTCATGAAATAAATGTATGCAATTAGTGTAAATTTGTATTCAAACCTGACGGATTAATCAATTTACTATTTGATGAAATTGATATCTTATCAATTTGTTTCAAGCCGTTTATACATTTTGTGAATTGGAGTGATTGGTTGATTTTCTTGTGTAGTACTTTGATTTTTAGTCTAATTTTTATCATAACAAAGGTAGTTTTGTTATCAATTTGGCTTAAGAGCTTTTGATTTTCCAAATTTCGTTTTCTGGTTTTAGTTTGGTCTATGCATCTAAAGGCAGTTTCGTTTCCAAACTATACGTGATCGAATGTGTACATTAATTGGTAAATATACACATTATTTAGGGCAATTTGTACATTAGTTTATACTCAGATTAATTGGTAATGTgatatgtacattatttaggacaatttgtacattatttatataataaattacaTTACTTCAATTATGCAGGCATTTATCACATTATTCGTCACTGCTTTGTTACATTATTCTGTTTTGTTGTAATTTAACATTCAAGATGGCTCGCTTTGTTATGGAATATGCATCATGGCTGTACATTTATTTAACATTTCAACTAATTTATGTACATGTTTCCTAATAGGTTCAAAGTTTGCAAGGATAGAATACGATGACGACTTTGATGAGGTCATTCCCCTTCCATATGCGCATTAGTTTCGACAAAAGTTGGCTGCACATAAGAAGGCTGATAAAGTTCTAGCCAAAGATGTTGCAACACCTAGTCGAAACAAGAAAGATAACATGTACTTCAGGAGGTGTCCAACTGATTTGAAATAGATTTGTAGGGTATTTTGTCTAGATTTATGACGAAAGCACTTGGGATGgtttgaattcaatttcctttcaacattattctcttcaatctatacattattcaatttcctttcaacattattgaAGAGTGAGGGAAACagtgtgtgcttttgtgctaggtcaagcttcgcaaacccagagaatccgctagatcacgaggtctaggaactctgaggatctcagaagtctcggtagtcggacacacaaattcctccttcaaaaccctcaaccctctatactataaattagtacagggaagtagggatcgatcccacgaagatggatgcgtatGATGGCAGTTAGGTGATTCTGGAAAGGtgattggctgctgccacgcaattttgggttgaggaaaGCTAACTCTAGACTTAGGAAcaaaatctaacactagacctaggaaactgaaaacatcatgcagGCATGGAACATATTCGTAACTTCAATCCCTCAAACAAAtttccttgacctagtaaacTACTATCTAATTTAGCTAAACAGAAAGAACGCaggcagtggggaccattttcctaAAACAACAAAGTACGGATCAAAAGCTACAGATAACAAACTattaatttaactaacaacaaaCTGCATCTTGTTACCTGATTTAAGcacgaacatggagaaaacagagtaaataactagattcaaacagaacatacacatttggacgtcggaaactgaagattaatcggaaaccaacagatctacttctactagacgTAGTAAGAAGAACAcagaaatgaaacatcaaaCTCAAGCACAATCAGACAACTCTGCTTCAGATCCACATGTCGGACGCTTAAttcactccggatccaagcaatccgaacccaaccaCGACCAAAATCAACTTCATAAACTCCGATTCAACAAATCTGCTAAGTTCAACGACAATCCAACCCCGATTCTACTCCAATTCAatagatcaagtgcgaaaagcatccattcaagtaaatatCTATAAACTCATAAATAAACATCATCCATACTCGTAATCGACATCATCataatggaaaatagaaattgcatagtTAAGATCAACAGTAATTTGACAGTCAACAAGGCCGAGCTTCGAATAGCGAAGCTCGGTGATAATTCAcagcaaaaaatgaaataaaagcaaataaattgtatcttcgcccttcgtgaggacggtgttacgtAAAAACCAACTAAAAGTAAACCCCGAACCCCCTTGCCTATTGCCGAAAACCAAATGTGTAGAAGTGTGTATGAGCTGAGAGCCAAAAGGCCGAGAGTgcctgataaggctaatttcatgcataggtctaggggataaatttgagaatttactgggtctaacacacgttttaagccaggtgtgtagaaggatttcgccaggtccaggaaaagaagaggataatcacatgtccgaggaaactggcgaagaagtgagcattatggaggaaaattgcaagacggaggaaatctcggagCCGAAGGgaagaatggagatttctacgaaggttctagaagattaagTCAACGCCTATATAAAGAAGGAATCATGCATTctagagggaccttctcggtggaggcctaaTTAACAATATGTGGCTCGTagctcacttttcttttttacacttgggttctttagaGGGAAATTCGGGTGGTTTGCATTTTGGGTTCACTTTCGCTTTCTCGTATTtcagttgggttgtaacactgtcctgtcgagggcgaagaaacaagttccattttatttttctcgtattttgtggatttcaccgagcttcgctgttcgaagctcggccctCTGTTTTTACCGAATATTtctgtgtttaatgcaagtttaattttctgtcatGTCGTTGATGTTGATCTCTGATTTCACTTCTGTGATTTTCTagagtttgagttagtttacttgtgttggatgcgtttcgcaattgttctctgaatctgtgcagagtaatggctggatcaggttgatcagagtttgttggtggttgaatcggaggtttgaatttggtattgtagctgagttgagtggaatcgcttgaattcggtgttgatcggtttagatctgttagatcggaagttatggagttgattgcggttgttgtttggttcggatcgcttggatccggagtggattaagcatccgacgtgaatctgagcagagttggtttaaatttatgcctagccttcgtgttttcatttcattccgtctagtatatgtagatcattgttatttccggtttgttgcaagtttccgacgacccaacttttatattctgttcgaatctaggtacgtgctctgttttctccatcttCGTGTTTGATTCAGTTAAAAGAATGCACgtcgttgttagttagagtttcagtttgttatttgcagatTTTCTGTCGTACTTGCTAatctggaattatggtccccactgttatatgCTTTCTGTCTGCTTTTATTAGGTAgccatttacacggtctaggaagtaaatttaatatcccgtagtcttgatgatgtttgatctcaacatgtttacagtttcctaggtctatgTACATTTCTTACTTAGGTCTAGTCGTAGTTAATcctcaacccagtttgcgtggcagTAGCCGCCCTTGTCCAAagtttctaaatgctttcttacgtgtccatcttcgtgggatcgacccttgcttctctatactaaatcatagtattcgggttgagggatctttgaaggggagtgtAGTCTGCCCAACGACAGAGCATTccgtgttctcttgagttcctagaccaagtgatctagtggattcataggactttTTCTACACACAGCAGCACAGCCTCaaacttcaaatggcgccgttgccggggatggatggcgtagtttgtgttagtgtttagagtctttggcgtatatagttttgatttatattctttccttttatttgtagtttatgagcagaggctcacggtcTACCCActggagtaactcgtctgggtGGGAGCAAGGTCAATTCATTTGGCAGGTCAAGGACACCGCTTCCACAgtaaccaccagatcagggttcaccacgggagatccgtttccgagtggatttactagcgacgaatcttgggcGTCGTTAGGACGTGAAGATCCGGAGTCACCACCAGAGTCAGagacagagtcagaaacaggggaaacagaggaagtagtcatggcacACGTagtagacccagatccagagatAGGGTCActaactgcccatttagatggagagccagcacaGGCCATAGTGACGAACCCACGTCAGAGgtccattgagatcaagacgTATGTGCTCGGCATCTTACCGACATTTTCTAGGCGAAGAAGTGAGTGCCCGTACGAGTTtctaaatgaattcagtaaattGTGCAGCATCCAAAAGAGGCCAAATGATGCGATGGAGGAGGACTACCGTTTGCGCGCAATTCCTTTCACTCTGAAgggggaggccaacacatggttattaCGGTTACCcccagattctatccgcacttggagagactttaaattggagtgtttagattatttctttccatccaacaagatgaatgctctgaagaaggagatagtggagtgCAAACAGGACTATGAcgagtcattgagccaatactgggCAAGGTTCAAAGGATTGCTggacgcatgcccgaatcactggatgatagaggcagagaacTATTCTTTGTTTTATGAAGGAGAGACTCCTGAGTCGAAGCACTTGATGAATTCCTCCAGCAGAGGGAATTTTACACGgaagagaggaagtgaggcacGAGAGATTTTGGGGAAATTGATAGATGCAAAGAAGGCATATGATAGTCCAAGAAATGTTGTGAGAAGAGGTTCTGCGAATGCACTGAGAGAACAATATGATGATAAGGTGGAGGCAAGGATAGATAGACTCGAGAAAGCTATTTTGAATGCTATCGAGAAAACTAATTCGCCAGCGCCACCGGAGAAGGGGAAACCGCCTGGTCCAGGAGAGTCCCAatttcaacaatattacggaTCCCAGGAAGGAGACTACCAGGCCCAGGTGAATGCGATGGagagttggaatcccgatggaagttggaaccccgagagacaaagagatgcaccctggaggagtCATCCAAATTTTAAATGGTCTGATAACGAACAGAgtcagccagcaccacaacagagTATACAGTTTGCACCTCACCCCGAGAGGCAGGGCAACTGGAGGAATCGTGAAAGGCAAGGCAATTGGAACAATCGGAACTAGGGAGATCACTCGAACTGGGGAAACATGAATCAAAACCATCAGaggaactcttatgtgccaccacaccaaaggaatttccaaaccacctacccaggtcaaggaaatCAGTTCAACAACAATTCAGGGGGTCAAGGAAATATTCGCCCGACCCAAGGAAGTGGAGCAAACCAAAATGCAGGACCCGACTCCAGTCAGCCGAGTCTAAGCCACCAAGGAATCTTGATGAAATGGTGCACGAACCATCAGTTCTCAGCAGCACATGCAGAACAacttacagtcgaacaatgacgtagtccacaagcttcaggatgctcagcaagaacaaaaggcggcaatggatatgttagcAAGACAGCTGTCACAGAttgctacttccttgagtgacaTGCGAGGTAATGAGGGTaaaattcctgcctcagtaaaaCCGCCTGACAAGGCCAATATTAGCCAAATTACCTTGAGGTATGGGAAGGGGTACGAAGGCCCAGCAATGAGACAGAAGGAAGTCAAAGATCCCACCGAGGGCAAGGAGACAGGGGTATAACCTCTAGACCAAGGAACTTGGCTGCAAACAATCCCATGATTAGAGATGAACTCAGGGCatgagatttggagaaacccttgccAAGACCAATTGAACCATTCTTCCTTGATCCGGAGCCAGAGTTGGGAAGTGAGGCAATAGGAAAGGAAACTTGAGAGTTCTCAGCTGAAAGTTCCACAGGAGCGGGGAAGCAACTGAAACCcttcccaagccggggggaggcaaagaaaaaagaagaagagtcggtagatttcatggatatttttgggaagttggaaatcaatctagCATTTTTACAGGCTCTGAAATTGccagtgtttagcaagttcatcaaggaatttatagctggtaaggcgagacctagtggaaaaattctgataggcgagaatgtttCCGtggtaattcagaagcggaggatgccttcgaaatgcaatgatccaggtatgtttactttgcccatctctattggtgatgtaaaaattgagcatgctatgtgtgatttaggggcttcgataaatgttttaccgctttccatttacaagaaactggtaggagtaagtatggtagatacgaaagtaGTGATCCAGCTAGCGGATAGGTCGTGTATCTGcactgaaggagtgcttgagaatgtgatagtcagagtacatgatttcttgtacccagctgattttcatgtgataaggatgagcgataatgagtctgcagagtctggcgaagtacttttagggagacctttcctacgtaccgctaagactatcattgatgtctttgatggcaccattttccttgattacaatggggagaaatatacattcagcatagatgaggcaatgaagaaacctcttgacgttgaaaatttacatgctatagatgttattaaccccttggtcaaggaatatcttgagactaaattaatgcaggagcagattgcgaattctgagatgagtcatgctattgatagagaagtagccggGTGGTGTCAAGCTATGaacacgagtgagttatcagatgaggagctagccgaagcaattctggaattctgcacgaacccggagctagctagatcaagaaagacaccttatgtggcgagcatggaaaGTTCTACTAAGTCTACGAAGGGAATAACaactgagtcgacagagaaaaatcccttaccctaggaaaaagatgttcccaagaaagaactcaaaacacttccaccaggtcTCAAGTATAcgtatctagaggagaatgaaactttccctgtgattattaacagcagcttgaccgagggacaagaagaggaactgctaaAGGTAATtcgaaggaacaagaaggctattgggtggacactctctgacttggtaggaatcagtccagatctgtgcatgcatcacattcggctagaagagggagcaaaagcctgcagagatcctcaacgcaaattgaatcctaacatgagggaggaggtGCTGAAGGAAGTGTTGAAgatactctccctaggaatcatttattccataccagacagtgaatgggttagtccagtgcatatggtaccaaagaagtcaggacATGGGTGGAGCCACATGAAGCATTGGTGGGGCAAATGCCGCTCCTAAAAAATTTATAACCATGCtattttttatcaaatttacaaatttatttgaatttctcCTTTAAATGCCCCTTCTCAATACTTCAAATTtttgtttataatatattttgccCCTTCTCATATcaattcctggatccgcccctgagtcaggaatacaggtggtcaagaacgacaagaatgagttggtgcccacccgactagttactgggtggaggatgtgcattgactataggaagttaaatgaagcgaccaaaaaagaccatttccctccgcctttcatcgaccagatgctagagaggttggcgggcaagcaatactttttttccttgacgggtacagtggatactttcaaatctatgtggatcccgaagaccaggagaagactactttcacgtgtcccttcggaacgtatgcttacagaaggatgccgtttggtctgtgcaatgcgccagacacttttcagcggtgtatgatgagtatcttctcggatctcctagaggattgcattgagatttttatggacgacttcactgtgtacgggaattcatttgactcatgtttggcaagtttggatatagtgttgaagaggtgccaggaaaagcatctggttttgaatttcgagaaatgtcactttatggtcccagaaggaattgtcctagggcacgtggtatcagaaagaggtatacaggtagaccaagcaaagattgatgtgatctcaaaactgccttacccgacaaatcagaaagaagtaagaggattcctagggcatgctggattctataggaggttcataaaggatttcgcaaagattgctcagccactcactcacttgttgcataacgatgttgattttgttttcgatgaggagtgcaaaaaggcttttcagctgtTGAAGGATAGACTAGTATCTGCTCCCATTATTATAGCGCCCGACTGtaatctaccctttgaaataatgtgcgacgcgagtgaTTACGCAGTAGgggcagtgctaggtcaaagagtcgaTGGAAAAAGCTATGTGTTCTTTTATGCTTCGAAAACGctcaatcaagcccagaagaactacgacaccactgaaaagg from Salvia splendens isolate huo1 chromosome 4, SspV2, whole genome shotgun sequence encodes the following:
- the LOC121799085 gene encoding 18.1 kDa class I heat shock protein-like, with protein sequence MSLIPQILAEVCPAFNAAPVDWKETAKAHVLKADLPGLKKEEVKVEVEDGGRVLHISGERPGPQEEKREEERWHRLERPRGSFRRRFHLPENAKSDEVKAAIENGVLILTIPKKEIKKPQVKQIEIVDCK